The genome window CCGATGCCATGCGCCGCCGCCGCACGGTGCTCGACAACGCGCACGTCGCTTTCCTGTCGATGGACGAAGCCGGCATGATCGTCGACTGGAACGAGGCCGCCGTGACGCTCTTCGGCTGGCGCGCGCACGAGGCGGTGAACCGCGAACTCGCCGATCTCATCGTCCCCGAGCGCTTTCGCGACGCGCATCGCGCCGGGCTCACGCGCTATCTCGCAACGGGCGAGGCGCGCATCATCAACACGCGCACGGAGTTTCCCGCCCAAAAACGCGACGGCACCGAATTCGCCGCCGAACTGACGATCAGCGAAGTCTGGTTCGACGGCCAGCGCGAATTCGCCTGCTTCATCTACGACATCACGGACCGGCTGCGCGCCACCGAGGCGAACCAGCGCCTGCGTCTTTTGATCGATTCGGTCAGCGACTACGCCATCTGCATGCTGGATCAGCACGGCGTCGTGCGCTCGTGGAACGACGGCGCCCGCGCGCTCTACGGCTACACCGCGGACGAAGCGATCGGCCGGCATTTCGCGCTCTTTTATTCGGCCGACGAACTGGGCCGCGACCGCCCCGGCGACGACCTGCGCCGCGCGAGCGAGCAAGGGCGCGTGGAGCACGAGGACTGGCGCGTGCGCAAGGACGGCTCGGAGTTTCGCGGGCACGTCATCCTGAGCGCGCTGCCGTCCAGCCACGGCCACGAGCAGGATTTCGTCGCGATCACGCGCGACATGACCACGCGCCGCCGCCTCGAAGAACTGGAGGCGTCGAGCCGGCGCATGAACGAATTTCTCGCGCTGCTCGGCCATGAACTGCGCAATCCGCTCGCGCCCATCCGCAACGCGGTCAGCATCCTGAAGCTCAAGGCGTCCGACGACGCCGACGTGATCCGCAGCCGCCAGATCGTCGACCGGCAGCTCGCGCATCTCACGAAGCTCGTGGACGATTTGCTCGAAGCCGGCCGCGTCAGTTCGGGCAAGATTCGCCTGTCGACCGAAATCGTCGATCTCGCGGATGTCGTGCACCTCTCCGTGGAAGCGAGCCAGCCGTGGTTCGACGCGCGCGGGCAGCGCCTCGTCGTCGAGGACGGCGGCAAGCGCGTTCACGTCAACGGCGACCCGACGCGACTCGTGCAGGCGCTCAACAACCTGCTCAACAACGCATCGAAGTTCAGTCCGCCCGGCTCGACGGTCACGCTCGAAGTCGGTCCGCGCGGCGGCACGGCGATGGTCCGCGTGATCGATCAGGGCCGCGGCATTTCCGCCGATGCGCTCGGCACCGTGTTCGACCTCTTCGTGCAGGAACATCCGCCGGGCGCGCATCTGGACGAAGGCGGCCTGGGCATCGGCCTCACGCTCGTGCGGGCCATCGCGGAACTGCACGGCGGGCGCGTGGAGGCGAAAAGCGACGGTGCGGGCCGTGGCAGTGCGTTCACGCTCTGGCTGCCGCTCGCGCAAGCGCCCTCGCAGGGCGCGTCGAAGCCCGCGCAGCCGGGCGCGTCGGCAAGCCGGCGACTGGACGTGCTCGTCGTGGACGACAACCGCGACTCCGCCGACAGCATGACGCTGCTCGTGGACATGCTCGGGCACGCGGCGCGCGCGGCCTACGACGGCGAAGAGGCGCTCAGTCTCTTCGACGCGAGACGCCCGCGCGTCGTGCTGCTCGACTTGTCGATGCCCGGGCTCACGGGCTTCGACGTGATCCGCGCGATCCGCGAGCAGGTGACGCACGACGGCGGCAGACACGTGATCGTCGCCGCGATGACGGGCCTGGGTTCGGACGAAGACATCGCCCGCACGCGCGCCGCCGGCTTCGACGCGCATCTCGTGAAACCCGTCGATCTCGACGAAGTGGAAGCGGTGCTCGCGCTCGCGGACAGATGATTCAGCGCGCGTCCGACGGCGCGCGCTCAACCGTCACGTTGCCGCGCCGCGTGAAGCGCTCTAAGGCGTCGTTGTCGGCGAGCGCATCGGTGACGAGCGTCCAGTCGCGTTCGAGCGGCGTCCAGTGCTGCTGGCTCGCGCGCCCGAGCTTCTCGGACGTCACGAGCACGAAGACGCTCGCCGCCTGCGCGACGATGCACTCCTTCAGGAACGCCTGTTCCGCGGTCGCCTCGCACAGCCCGCGCCCCGCGACGACGCCGTCCGCGCCGAGAAACGCCTTGTCGAACGTGAGCCGTGAGAGCGCGATCTGCGCGATCGGCCCGAGCGTGCTCATGCTCGATGGCCGCACGTCGCCGCCGATCAGCGTCACGCGCACGTTCGCCGACGCGAGCGCGCTCACGGCGAGCAGATTGTTCGTGACCACCTGCACGCGCTCGCGCCCGGCGAGGCAGCGGGCGAGCGCGGCGGTCGTCGTGCCGCCGTCGAGAAAGAGCGTGTCGCCGTCCTGCACATAGCGCGCCGCCGCGCGCCCGATCGCTTCCTTCTGCTCCCGAAAACTCTCGCGCCGCGTGTCCAGCGATTCCTCCGGCTCATGCGCGCCCACCGACGCCGCGCCGCCATACGTGCGCACGATGCGCCGTTCGTCGGCGAGCGCACGCAGGTCGCGCCGCACCGTCGCCTCCGACATGCCGAAGTGTTCGCAGAGCGCGGCGACATCGTTCATGCCCGACAGCACGGCCTTGAGCATGGCTTCCCGGCGTTTCTCGACTTTCATGCGGCTCCTCTGGTTGACGCGTTCGCAGGCCCCGGCGGGGGCCGCCAGTGTATCGAATGCGCGCGCGGGCCCGGGCGCAATCAATGCTCGATAGTCGACGAGGGTCATTCCGCGCAGTTGACCGTTTCGATCATTCGTCATGACGGTGCTGCACGATCCGATCAGTGTTTACGCGCACACAGGCGCAATTGCGCGCGCTTCGATCAAACGATACACTGCGATTGATCGAACCGATCACTTTATGATCGAATCACACAAGAATCTCTCCTGGAGACACGAATGGCCCAGATTCCAATCAAGCGCGCGGTAGAGCGCGTACCCGGCGGCATGATGATCGTTCCGCTCCTGATCGGCTCGCTCATCGCGACATTCCTGCCGGGCATGCCGAAGTTCTTCGGCTCGTTCACGAGCGCGCTGTTCACCGGCGCGCTGCCGATTCTCGCCGTGTTCTATGTCTGCATGGGCGCGGGCATCGACGTGAAAGCCACGCCGTATCTGCTCAAGAAGGGCGGCGCGCTCTTCCTCACCAAAGTCGGCATGGCGATTCTCGCGGGCGTCGTGCTCGGCCACTTTCTCGGCGAGCAGCCGATCAACTCCGGCATGTTCGCGGGCATTTCGACGCTCGCCGTCGTCGCCGCGATGAACGACACCAACGGCGGTCTCTACATGGCGCTGATGGGCCAGTACGGGCGCTCGGAAGACGTCGGCGCGTACACGATCATGTCGCTCGAATCCGGTCCGTTCCTCACGATGGTCACGCTCGGCGTCGCGGGCCTGTCGGCGTTTCCGTGGCCGACGCTCGTCGGCAGCATCCTGCCGCTCGCCATCGGCATGCTGCTCGGCAACCTCGACCGCGAAATGCGCGACTTTCTGGGCCGTGCGGTGCCGGTGATGATTCCGTTCTTCGCGCTCGCACTCGGCGCGAGCCTCGACCTGCACAAGGTCTGGCAGGCGGGCCTGCTCGGTATCGGCCTCGGTCTCGCGGTCGTCGTCGTGACGGGCATTCCGCTCTTTCTCGCGGACCGTCTGACGGGCGGCACGGGCGTCGCGGGCGCGGCGGCGGCGAATACGGCGGGCAATGCGGCGGCGGTTCCGGCGCTCATCGCGGCGGCCAATCCAGTGTACGAAGCCGCCGCGAAGTCGGCGACGCTGCTCGTCGCGGCCTGCGTCGTGGTGACGGCCATCGTCACGCCGATCGTGACCGCCGCCATCGCGAAACGCGTCAACAAGCCAGGCGATGCGCCCGCCCCGGCCGGCGCGGCGCAAAAGCGCGGAGCGGCGCGATGAGCGACAAAGCCACGAGCATGCTGATCGTCGCCGACGACCTCTCGGGCGCCGCCGACTGCGCAATCGCGTTCGCGGCGGCGGGCCGCAAGACCGTCGTCACGCTAGACGCGTCCGCACCTGACAACGCCATCGTGATCGCCGCCGACACGGACACGCGCCGCCTCTCGCCCGCCGACGCCGCCGCGCGCGTCGCCGAGGTATGGCAGACGCTCTGCGCGCCCGGCCGCCGTCTCTACAAGAAAATCGATTCGACGCTGCGCGGCAACTGGACCGCCGAAGTCGCGGCGCTCGCGCGTCTCGCCGGCCCGGCGATCGTCGCGCCCGCGTTCCCCGCGACGGGCCGCACGGTGCGCGACGGCGGCGTGTTCGTGCATGGCGTGCCGCTCGATCAGACCGAGACGTGGCAACTCGAACACGCGGGCCGCGAAGCCGGCCTCGCGCCGATGCTTCAGGCAGCGGGCCTTTCGACTTCGCACGTCGCGCTGGATACGCTGCGCGGCGCGCCGCAGACGCTTGCCGCGACCATCGCGGCGGCGGCTTCGGACGGCGTGGGGGCGCTCATCGTCGATGCCGAAACCAGCGACGATCTCGCGTCGCTCGCGCGCATCACCGCATCGCTCGATACGCCGTTTTTCTGGGTCGGCTCGGGCGGTCTCGCGCGCGAACTCGCGGCGCTGCCCGATCTCTTCGCCACGCCGGCGTCGTCGGCTGCGCGCCTGCCTTCCGCGGATGTCGCGCACGGGCCGGTGCTCGCGCTCGTCGGCAGTCTCTCGGCGGTGTCGGAGCGGCAATGCGCGATGCTGCGCAGCGAGGCCGGCATAGTCGAGTTGATCGTGCCGCCCGCCGTGCTGCGCGATGGCGCGCGTCACGAAAGCTGGCAAGCGTGGGGCGACGACATCGGCGAGCGGCTGCGCGGCGGGCACGACCTGATCGTGCGAATCGGCCGCGACGACGCGTTCGATCCGTCCGAAGGCGCGCGCCTCTCGAATGCGCTCGCCGCACTCGTCGCGCCGCACTTCGGCGCGCTCGGCGGGCTGATCGCGACCGGCGGCGAAACCGCCCGCGCGATGCTCGCGGCGGCGAACGTCGGGAGCCTCGAACTCGTGCGCGAGATCGAGGCGGGCGTGGCGCTCGGGCGCGCGAGCGCATCGGACGCGGCGGGCGGCGCGGCCATCGTCACGAAAGCCGGCGCCTTCGGCAGCGAACACGCGCTCTACGGCGCGTACCGCCATCTGCGCGGACTGCCGAACGAAACTCTGCAGACGAGCATGCAAACCAGCGCCCGCTAACGAACACAACGGAACACAACGCGGACCACGCGAAACCCTCAACATCAACGAACCATCATGACCAACTATCTTCCCGTAATCGGCATCACGATGGGCGACGCGAGCGGCGTGGGCCCGGAAATCGTCGTCAAGAGCCTCGCGCACGCCACGGTGTACGCGCAGTGCCGCCCGCTCGTGATCGGCGATGCCAAGCGTCTCGAGCGCGCCATCGAGATCACCGGCGTGAAGGCGACAGTGCGGCGCGTGAAGGACGCCTCCGAAGCGCGCTACGAACCGGGCGCGATCGACTGCATCGACCTCGGGCTGATTCCCGACGATCTGCCGTTCGGCCAGCTTTCCGCCGTCGCGGGCGACGCCGCGTATCAGTACATTGCGCGCGCCGTCGAACTCGCGCAGGCGAACCAGATCGACGCGATCTGCACCGCGCCGCTCAACAAGGAAGCGCTGCACGCGGGCGGCCACAAGTTCCCGGGCCACACGGAGATGCTCGCGCATCTCACGGGCGTCGACGAAGTGTCGATGATGCTCGTCGCGCCCAAGCTGCGCGTGATTCACGTGACGACGCATATCGGCATCATCGACGCGATCCGCAAGATCGAGCCGGGCCTCGTTCAGCGCACGATCGAGCGCGGCAACGCGACGCTCGTGAAGGCGGGCATCGCGAAGCCGCGCATCGGCGTGTGCGGCATCAATCCGCATGCGGGCGAGAACGGGCTTTTCGGCTACGGCGAGGAAGAAGAGAAGATCATTCCGGCGGTGAAGGCGCTGCAGGAGCAAGGGCTGGACGTGACCGGCCCGCTGCCCGCCGATACGCTTTTTTATCGCGCGGGGCGCGGCGACTTCGATCTCGTCGTCGCGATGTATCACGATCAGGGCCACGGCCCGGTGAAGGTGCTCGGGCTGGAAGCGGGCGTCAACGTGACGGTCGGGCTAGACGTGATCCGCACGTCGGTGGATCACGGCACCGCGTTCGACATCGCCGGCAAGGGCATCGCCGATGAAGGCAGCCTGCTCGAAGCGCTGCGCCAGGGCGCGGAACTGGCGACGCGGCGCGGCTGAACGCAAAGTGTCACGGTGACGTGAGCCGGACTTGATCCGGGAAAACATCGCGAATCGGCGCGACAATGGCGCGTCCCCCTCGCGCCATCTTTCCGATCATGCCCGCATCCTTCGATACGCTGCAGTCGATCTGGCGTCTCGCCGCCCTGCCCGGCGACGCCCTCTCCTTCGTCGACCTGCCGGGCCGCGACCCGGTTTTTCCTTCCACGTTCGCGGTCGGCACCGCGGCGCAGTCCACCATTGCCGCCGCCGCGCTCGCCGCGTGCGAACTCGCCCATGCGCGCGGCGCGCCGCGCCAGCGCGTGTCGGTCGACATGACGCACGCGGCCATCGAATGCACCGGGCATTTCACGCTCGACGGCAAGGAGCCGGAGACGTGGGGCCCGTTCTCCGGCCTCTACCGCGCCGCCGACGGCTACGTGCGCATCCACGCGAACTTCGAGCATCATCAGGACGGCGCGCTGCGCGTGCTCGGCCTCGACCCGCGCACTGCCACGCGCGCGGATGCCGAGCGCGCGCTTTCCGACTGGCGCGCGAGCGATTTCGAGGAAGCGTGCGCGCAACGCGGCCTCGTCGTGACGATGCTGCGCAGCTTCGATCAGTGGGACGCGACGCCGCAAGGCGCCGCACTCGCCACAGAGCCGTTGATGACTATCACGCGCTTGGGCGACGCACCCGCGCGCACGCTGCCGCCGCTGCCCGCCGATGCGCGTCCGCTTTCCGGCGTGCGCGTGCTCGACTTCACGCGCATTCTGGCCGGCCCGGTCGGCGGGCGCGCACTGGCCGCGTTCGGCGCGGACGTGATGCTCGTGAACGCGCCGCATCTGCCGAACATTGCGGCGATCGCGGATATGAGCCGCGGAAAGCGCTCCGTGCTGCTGGACTTGCGCGGCGAGCGCGGACGCGCGGCGCTGTGGCGTCTCATCGACGAGGCGCATGTGTTTTCGCAGGGTTATCGGCCGGGCGGTCTCGCCGCGCTCGGCTTCGGGCCTGAGGCGCTGGCTGAGCGGCGGCCGGGCATCGTCTATGTCTCGCTGACGGCTTACGGCACCGAAGGGCCGTGGGCCGCGCGTCGCGGTTTCGATTCGCTCGTGCAGACGGCGATGGGCTTCAATGCAGCCGAGGGCGAAGCCGATGGCGCGGACAAGCCGCGCACGCTGCCGATGCAGATGCTCGACATGGCGAGCGGCTTCCTGATGGCCTTCGGCGCGGCCGCCGCGCTCTGGAAACAGCAGCGCGAAGGCGGAAGCTGGCATGTGCAGGTGTCGCTCGCGCAGACGGGGCATTGGCTGCGCAGCCTCGGGCGCATCGAAGGCGGGCTTAAGACCGCGAAGCCGGATTTCGCGCCGTATCTCGAATGCGCGCCCTCGGGTTTCGGCGAACTCGAAGCGGTGCGCCCGAGCGCGCAATTCGCGCGAACGCCTGCGGGCTACGACCGGCCCGCCGCGCCGCCGGGAACGTCGGAGCCTCGCTGGTAGAGCGCATATCGAACGTTTTGGCGGACAGGTCGCGTGTCATGCATCTCGGCGCTTGCTCGACTTGCCTGTCTTCGTGCGGTTGAAGTCGATGGCAGCGCGCACGAGTTTCGTGAGTCGCGGGGCATCGACCTTGTCGCCTTCGAGGAAGTCGATCGCGCGTCTCGCGTTGCCGTCGAGTCCCGCGTTGAAGAGCTTGTCGGGATCGGCCAGCGACGCGCCGTGCGCGAACGTCAGTTTCACCTTGCCCTTGTGCGCGTTCGCGACCGCGACCATTCCGTCGCGGTACCACACGGGGCTTCCCATGTACCTCCATTCCTCGGCGATGTCCTGATCCGCCGCGAGGATGCTCTCGCGCACGGCCGCGAGCGTCTCGCCGCGCCAGTCCGTGAGTTCCGCGATCATCCGGTCGATGTGATCGGCTGCGTTCATTCGTTCTCCATGTCGAGTTCACTGAGCGGCGATCACGATACGGCTCGCGCGTTCGCTCGCGCCATCTGGCGTTGAACTGACGATGGCGCTGCAAGTTCGTTTACGCGTCGTGAAGCAGCGTAGCGCGCGGCATGATCGCGGGCATCGGGTCGGTGGAGCCGCAGAGGGAGATTGGCGGCGAAATCGACGTCTGCATGCACTACCGTTCGCCCCTGCGTGCCCGCAATGCCCGAGCCGATCACATTCGCGTCACCCGTGCGGCTCGTGATCAAGACGCTGCCGCCCGTGATCACCGACGCCGTCTGCGTCGTGGAAGCTCCGTTGCTACTGCCCTGACTGCTCGACGCGTTCAACGGCGAAGCGTTGACGCCGCCATTGTTCGCTGCGCCGCTGCCCCAGCGCGTCGCATCGCCGAGGTTCGGACTGGCGAACTGCAGGCTCGTGCTCGAACTGCTTACTTCGGTAGGCGAAGCACATAAAGCCCTGCCTGCTGTACTGCCGAGGTAATGCTGTAGTTCGGGAACGTCGAATGGAGCGTCCGCAAATTCATCGGCGTATAGGTCACGCCTGCAGCCGTCGAAGTTTAATCACTCAGGGAAG of Caballeronia sp. Lep1P3 contains these proteins:
- a CDS encoding four-carbon acid sugar kinase family protein — translated: MSDKATSMLIVADDLSGAADCAIAFAAAGRKTVVTLDASAPDNAIVIAADTDTRRLSPADAAARVAEVWQTLCAPGRRLYKKIDSTLRGNWTAEVAALARLAGPAIVAPAFPATGRTVRDGGVFVHGVPLDQTETWQLEHAGREAGLAPMLQAAGLSTSHVALDTLRGAPQTLAATIAAAASDGVGALIVDAETSDDLASLARITASLDTPFFWVGSGGLARELAALPDLFATPASSAARLPSADVAHGPVLALVGSLSAVSERQCAMLRSEAGIVELIVPPAVLRDGARHESWQAWGDDIGERLRGGHDLIVRIGRDDAFDPSEGARLSNALAALVAPHFGALGGLIATGGETARAMLAAANVGSLELVREIEAGVALGRASASDAAGGAAIVTKAGAFGSEHALYGAYRHLRGLPNETLQTSMQTSAR
- a CDS encoding PAS domain S-box protein, producing MCFQYEASASDKDFRGDHKRQAHFQRWFATFASLAHSKLPLPDYLQKVTDTLREVAGVASTVIEWIEGDELVYRAASGAAARHVGTRLPSAGSLSGLCITRQQALVSRNTATDHRVDRAACQAVGAISMVVAPVVYEGRSVAVLKFISGQPDQFGQSDIGILNAFCACIAETIAREEIAQENRQLVERNASVSANLSVESSLRVEYEKKLADAMRRRRTVLDNAHVAFLSMDEAGMIVDWNEAAVTLFGWRAHEAVNRELADLIVPERFRDAHRAGLTRYLATGEARIINTRTEFPAQKRDGTEFAAELTISEVWFDGQREFACFIYDITDRLRATEANQRLRLLIDSVSDYAICMLDQHGVVRSWNDGARALYGYTADEAIGRHFALFYSADELGRDRPGDDLRRASEQGRVEHEDWRVRKDGSEFRGHVILSALPSSHGHEQDFVAITRDMTTRRRLEELEASSRRMNEFLALLGHELRNPLAPIRNAVSILKLKASDDADVIRSRQIVDRQLAHLTKLVDDLLEAGRVSSGKIRLSTEIVDLADVVHLSVEASQPWFDARGQRLVVEDGGKRVHVNGDPTRLVQALNNLLNNASKFSPPGSTVTLEVGPRGGTAMVRVIDQGRGISADALGTVFDLFVQEHPPGAHLDEGGLGIGLTLVRAIAELHGGRVEAKSDGAGRGSAFTLWLPLAQAPSQGASKPAQPGASASRRLDVLVVDDNRDSADSMTLLVDMLGHAARAAYDGEEALSLFDARRPRVVLLDLSMPGLTGFDVIRAIREQVTHDGGRHVIVAAMTGLGSDEDIARTRAAGFDAHLVKPVDLDEVEAVLALADR
- a CDS encoding CoA transferase, whose translation is MPASFDTLQSIWRLAALPGDALSFVDLPGRDPVFPSTFAVGTAAQSTIAAAALAACELAHARGAPRQRVSVDMTHAAIECTGHFTLDGKEPETWGPFSGLYRAADGYVRIHANFEHHQDGALRVLGLDPRTATRADAERALSDWRASDFEEACAQRGLVVTMLRSFDQWDATPQGAALATEPLMTITRLGDAPARTLPPLPADARPLSGVRVLDFTRILAGPVGGRALAAFGADVMLVNAPHLPNIAAIADMSRGKRSVLLDLRGERGRAALWRLIDEAHVFSQGYRPGGLAALGFGPEALAERRPGIVYVSLTAYGTEGPWAARRGFDSLVQTAMGFNAAEGEADGADKPRTLPMQMLDMASGFLMAFGAAAALWKQQREGGSWHVQVSLAQTGHWLRSLGRIEGGLKTAKPDFAPYLECAPSGFGELEAVRPSAQFARTPAGYDRPAAPPGTSEPRW
- a CDS encoding DeoR/GlpR family DNA-binding transcription regulator, translated to MKVEKRREAMLKAVLSGMNDVAALCEHFGMSEATVRRDLRALADERRIVRTYGGAASVGAHEPEESLDTRRESFREQKEAIGRAAARYVQDGDTLFLDGGTTTAALARCLAGRERVQVVTNNLLAVSALASANVRVTLIGGDVRPSSMSTLGPIAQIALSRLTFDKAFLGADGVVAGRGLCEATAEQAFLKECIVAQAASVFVLVTSEKLGRASQQHWTPLERDWTLVTDALADNDALERFTRRGNVTVERAPSDAR
- a CDS encoding DUF1801 domain-containing protein, giving the protein MNAADHIDRMIAELTDWRGETLAAVRESILAADQDIAEEWRYMGSPVWYRDGMVAVANAHKGKVKLTFAHGASLADPDKLFNAGLDGNARRAIDFLEGDKVDAPRLTKLVRAAIDFNRTKTGKSSKRRDA
- a CDS encoding 2-keto-3-deoxygluconate permease — its product is MAQIPIKRAVERVPGGMMIVPLLIGSLIATFLPGMPKFFGSFTSALFTGALPILAVFYVCMGAGIDVKATPYLLKKGGALFLTKVGMAILAGVVLGHFLGEQPINSGMFAGISTLAVVAAMNDTNGGLYMALMGQYGRSEDVGAYTIMSLESGPFLTMVTLGVAGLSAFPWPTLVGSILPLAIGMLLGNLDREMRDFLGRAVPVMIPFFALALGASLDLHKVWQAGLLGIGLGLAVVVVTGIPLFLADRLTGGTGVAGAAAANTAGNAAAVPALIAAANPVYEAAAKSATLLVAACVVVTAIVTPIVTAAIAKRVNKPGDAPAPAGAAQKRGAAR
- the pdxA gene encoding 4-hydroxythreonine-4-phosphate dehydrogenase PdxA; protein product: MTNYLPVIGITMGDASGVGPEIVVKSLAHATVYAQCRPLVIGDAKRLERAIEITGVKATVRRVKDASEARYEPGAIDCIDLGLIPDDLPFGQLSAVAGDAAYQYIARAVELAQANQIDAICTAPLNKEALHAGGHKFPGHTEMLAHLTGVDEVSMMLVAPKLRVIHVTTHIGIIDAIRKIEPGLVQRTIERGNATLVKAGIAKPRIGVCGINPHAGENGLFGYGEEEEKIIPAVKALQEQGLDVTGPLPADTLFYRAGRGDFDLVVAMYHDQGHGPVKVLGLEAGVNVTVGLDVIRTSVDHGTAFDIAGKGIADEGSLLEALRQGAELATRRG